The genomic window GCGCAACATGCATCTTTCCGGCCACGGCGGAACGAATGACGGCATCATCGGGGCCGCCGCGGCCGTCGGGCTGACGGTTCACGGATGGAGCGGCAGGTTCATCGAATTCGGAACGCTGCGCGGTCTGCCGGAAAGGGTCCGGGTGTCCGAGCTCGAACGACTCGACATCATGCCCGTATCCCTGGATCGGGACGGGCAGGTCCCGGGTCCCGAAGACCTGGTTGACACGAGAGGATGGCTGCGCCCGCGCCTTTGGGGGAATCGACCCATTCTGCCCGTCATCCCGAGGGAGAAGGGCGTCTGGGAGTCGCTGGGCGAAAAGCGCAGGAAGGGAGCAAAAGAGGCGGGACGCCATCTTGGCGGCGCCCGGCAGCCCGTGGAAGAATCCCCGGGGCAGTCTCGTTCGTGATTTCCGCCAACCGCCGGGAACCGGGTCGGGCCGCCGACCACGCGTTCAGGACGGCTCGGCGCTTCCGGCCGCGCGGGTTGAGCGGTATTGCTCGACAAAGGCGCTCAGGTTCCTGGCCTGCCTCTCCATGTACTCGACCCACAGGGCGAGCATCTGCCTGCCCTCTTCAGTGAGGCGATACATGCGTTTTGCCGGCCCCGCCCCCGTATCCCACTCGGACGAGACCAATCCATCCCCCTCCAGCTGGTGCAGGTGTCGATAGATCATTCCCGGTGGAGCCTGCCCCTCCACGAATCCGAATCTCTGGATGTTCTGGATGAGCTCATACCCGTACGACGGCTTTGGATAAAGGCCCAGCAGGATGGACGGCTGCATGTAGCGTTCGCGTTTTCCCTGTTCCGGTCGAGCTTTTTTTCCCTTCGGTTCCGGCATATCTTTCCTTGATCTATATCCATGAAGCATATATAATCTTAATGGAAACAGTCGGCAGGAACGTTTTCCGTTCACCCGCCACCATTGGTCGCAAAGGAGAAAGCCATGCCCACCATTTTCGTTCGTGAAAGACGTAAGATCGAAACCGGCGAAAAGAAACCCCGCTACCGGGTCGTCGGCGTCCATGACCTCAACCTTAGAATCTACGTTGAGCACATCCGCAAGAAGGAGCTCGATCAACTTGCGGAGGCCATCGGAGCCACCGTGGTGATCCTCAAGGGCGGAAAGGAGGAAAAAGAGGCGGCACAGGGCAAGGCGGAGTAGCATTTCCGCACCGCGCGCACCATCTGAGCCGCCCGTGCGGAGAATCACTCCTCCTTGTAAATGATGGTGCCCACGTGCTTCCCCTCCAGGGCGTCGAGAATATGCTCCGGATGGTGCAGCGCGTCGATGATCTGGAGCTCCTTGAGGCACTTCGCCCGCTGGAGCAGGGTGAGGATCGGACGCTCGATGATCAGGTCGTCGAGATCCAGCTCAAGGAGCTCCCTGGCCGAAATCCGGTCGAAGAACCGGAGTTTCTTGCGTTCGGCTTTGGCGACTTTCTTCGGATCGTTGCTGAAGAGGCCTCTTTCGTCCTTGAGGTAGATGAGCGAGCGGGCGCCTATGTTTTCGGCCAGGAGAAAAGCACCGCAGTCGGTCCGGTGAGGCGGGATGGACCCGATTTCGGCGGGGTGCTCGAAAAAGCCGTACGGCGGAATTCCGTAGGTGATCGGCAGGTATCCCCGCCGGCAAAACATGGTGAGCTGCTCGAGGTTATCCCCGTGTCCGATCTTGACGCCACCGTGTTTATTGAGAAGCACGCTCATCATTTCGGCATTCTGCCAGGAAACCTTGTCCCCGAGTTTCGAGAGTACGCCGGTGGGCATTCCGAGGTCAATCCCGATGCTGTAGACGTGCCTTGCGCGGGAGCCTCCACCGGTCATCAGGATGATTTTATACTGCTCCTTGGCCTGCACCAGCACATCGACAATCGGCAGCACCGCCGTGGCGCCGCGGTCGATGATGCTCTGCCCTCCGATCTTGACGACGTTGATCTCGGGCTGCATGCGAAAGTATTCCTTAGCCTCCGTTCTCTTCAGAAACTCCTTGCTCACCAGGGATTCACCCATGAGCGGGGATTCGATGTGCAGCCTTCCTTTCTCGCTTCCTTCCTTGACAAGCTTCGCCATGTTACTCCTCTTCCACCGGTTCGCCCGCCGGTCCTGCTCGGGCACGTCTCGAATTTCATCCCAAATCTTGTGTTTGCGGACATGCGCTGCCATTGTATCCGCTCCGCAAGCCGGGGTCACCCATTTAAAAGGCTGGGGTCAAGAGAAAAAACCTCCCCCAACGCAAGGAAGACACCTTTTTGCGAAAAACGATCCAGGCCGAGTTTGCCTCCCGGGGCGGATCGCGTTTCGCTCACTGTTTTCCTGCTATGTGCAATCGTCACCTACATCCTCGCAGCTCCCGCAGTTTCCTTGGGTTTTCGCGGTCAGTTTCTGCCGCACCAGTCACCCATCAGGATTAGGGTCGTTTCGGAAAGAATTCCTGTGTTCTCGACCCTTTCCGCCCGAGGCGGACCAGAAAATCTTCGGTTCCATGCCATGTCCAAACGATTTTTCAAACCTCATGGTTGTTAACCACCCCTTAGTGGCTCACGGCATGGGCGGCAAAGATGTCAATGACTTTATCGGGCCGGGTGGAACGGCTTTCCAATCAAACCTCGTGGTTTTGCCAACCCCATTGCAGGTTTGCCGTCCCAGCCGATTGTTTAACGCGTGCCCCTTTCCCGACATGGCACATGCGCTCTGCCCGGCTCCTGTGCCGGGGGTGATCGCCCGAATAGCTTTTCAGGCATGAAAACAACGTTGTCCTTCATGAGATAATAAGCCGCCCTGGCCAGTTTGTGGGCAAGGGCCTGGTGGGCCACCAGGAAGTTGCTCCGATGCATCTTGCGATTGTAATAGCTTCTGCATTCCGGATCAAATCGTCTTGCCAATTCGGCGGCTTCCGAGAAGGCCCAAGCCAGATACTTGTTGCCGTTCTTCTTGTTGCCCTTTCCCTTTGCTTTCTCATTGCTGGTCCATCTGGAACCGACTTTACGGCAATAGGAGACATAATTGCCCACCTTGGGGAAGCGGCCGATCGGCCCGGTCTCCAGCATGATGGTCAGCGCCAGAATCCTTCCGATTCCAGGGATTGTAAGAAGATTCCGGTAGGAATCTTTAAGGCTCGTCTTCCTGGCAACCGCAATCTCGATATCCCGGATCATCCGGGTGAGAAAATCAATGGTCTCCTTGCTGACCCTGCCGGCCATGGCCAGATCCTCGTTTTCTTCGAGCAACGGGGGGATGCGGTTCTTCTTAAGCCTCTTGACCTCATTTGCATTTACCCGCAAACCGCGGTTTCTGGCCACTATGTTCTGCAAGCTCAGGATGAGCGAGGTTCTGAGCTTGACCAGGTGCCCTCTCTTCCTTAGCAGATCCCGTAAGGGTCTTTCCTCTTTCGGGTAGATGTACCCCTCGGGCAGTATCCCGAGTCGCAGCATCTCGGCCAGCCAGAATGCATCGTACTTGTCATCGCAATGCTTGAGCCCCGAGTACTTTTGGATGGCTGCGGGGTTGGCCAGATGCACTCTCAGGCCGCTTTCATTGAGCGTGTCCACAAGCCAGTACCAGTTGAAGGTCGACTCCACCGCCACGCCCATCATTTGATCCCGATAAGGCTCAAGTGCCGACACCACCTCCTCCCCGTCATTGGGGAGCTTGCACCTCAGAGTCCTCTTCCCGCTTTCGTCGACAATTGCCAGATAATTGCTGCTTGCATGTAGGTCTATCCCCGCATACAATCCCATAGGGCACCTCCCCGTTTAAAGTCGTCAGCTTTAGCGCCATAACAGGATAGCATCTTTCCCTGCTATGGAGGGAGGTGCCTTTTATATGATTATCAAACCTTGACTTTTCACATATGCTCCCGGATCTCCCGGCTGATAAAGGGATCCGGGAGGCCTTCACCGCAAAGTCAGTGAAAGGGCGTGTGTACAATCAGCCGGCATCGCCCACCCGAAAACCTGCCGTGCAAATCTGCAATTTGCCTCGTCCGGGCGGCTCTCGGGCACTCAGCGGATAGGATTTGTCAGAGGGCATGTTGAGTGGTATGGGTATGGCGGTTTCACGTCTCGTTCATTTCGTGGGCTGGAGGCATGTACCTGCCGTGACGGGGAACCGCCGGGCCGAGGAAGGCACAGGGCGTACCCCGAAGCGGAATCAAGGGTGGTCTCGGGACCGGCTCCCGATGGTCGCGTGCATGGCGTGACCAACGGCAGCAACTGTGTTCTTTGTCAACTCTTGAGTCGCGAAGGGTGGGATGCGTGGCAGCGCAGCCCACGGTCCCAATGCCCTTGCCCCTGCCGTCATAGCCAACATACAAGGGGCGGGGGGGATGCGTCAAGTGGGGTTCGGAAGCGGGGCGCATCGCGGCGCCCGATGGGTTATCCGGCGCCGGGGGCGAGTGGGGTGTCGGCGGCGGCCTTCGATCGCGGCCCAGGCACCTGCCGATCAAGGGGTTCGGGTGGCGCGGGCGGGTGAACCGAGGGTCCGATTCCACGCAGGAGGATTATGAAAAAGTTCGTGTTGGGTGCGGCGATGCTGCTGGCTGCGACGGTTCCTTTGAGCGCGGCCCAGGAGAGCCCGGAAAGCCGCGTGGTCAGGGCTGCCCGCGAACAGGTCGGCAAGACGATTCGCTACGACCCCGGCTACGAAAAGCTGGCGTATCCGGGCGGGGATGTTCCCTTGGAGCGGGGCGTATGCAGCGACGTGGTAGTGCGTGCGTATCGCGCGGCACTCCAAATGGATCTTCAAAAACTGGTCCACGAAGACATGATCCTCAACTTTGGCGGCTACCCCCGGCTCTGGGGGTTGAAACGCCCGGACAGCAGTATCGACCATCGACGGGTGCCTAACCTGCAGACCTATTTCAAGAGGATGGGATATGCCCTTCCCGTCACGAGGGAGGCCAAGGACTACAAGCCCGGGGATCTCGTCACCTGCACTCTCCCGCCGAACCTGCCTCACATCATGATCGTCAGCGACAGAACGAATGCCGGAGGAGTTCCCCTGGTCATCCACAATATCGGAGCCGGGGCCAAAGAGGAAGACCGGCTGTTCGAGTTCCCGCTGACCGGGCACTACAGAATCAAGACGAACGAACCGCGGGTTCGGCGCAGCGTGCAGGGCCGCGCCCGCTGAGCGCGCGTGGGATGATCCGCCGCACCCGCTCCCGCCGACGAACCGCGGCGCGCAGTCCCTGGGGGAATCCTGAGCCCCGGCGCCCGGCAAGACCGCCGAACCCGTAATTTTCGCATGGGATCAACGCACGACCTTCGCCCCGGAGCAAGGGGCAGGGGGGGAGGTTCATCCGGCCCGCGCCGCCACGACGGCATACCGTCCATGTGTTGCCGTGAACTTCCGGTCCATAACGGATACCGGAAATGGGAAATATAGTTTTGCGAAGTTATTTCAAACCATTGTGGAGAATCAGCGGAAAAGAATCGTAATTCCCATCTTTCACTACCCGAAATCGCCTGAAATCTGATAGAATTTTATGTACTGGGAGCCGCGACCGTAAGCCGCCGCACGGCGTCCGGCAGGAGCCGGGCAAACCGGTGCCGCTCGAAGTCAATCCTCCACGGAAAAATCGCTCATAATCCGGGGCATTCCTTTTGCAAGGCATTGAAGCCGATTCCGGCCATGGAGCGCTCCAACGGATGACCGGAGGCGGCCCGCCTCTCGTTGTGCGCGGCACTGTGCCCATCCCGTGCGGTTTCGTCCGGGGATGTTCTCCATTCGCGCAGGACGGGAGAAGAACAAAGGCTCCCTGCCGCAAGCTCAAAATCTCATCCACCCCGTCACGACGACACACATCGAATCGCGTACTGCGGAATTCTCGACACTGCGGCGTTCAGGAAACCACGGAGTTCCAACGATCTTGCCGGTGATG from Syntrophobacter fumaroxidans MPOB includes these protein-coding regions:
- a CDS encoding PadR family transcriptional regulator, giving the protein MPEPKGKKARPEQGKRERYMQPSILLGLYPKPSYGYELIQNIQRFGFVEGQAPPGMIYRHLHQLEGDGLVSSEWDTGAGPAKRMYRLTEEGRQMLALWVEYMERQARNLSAFVEQYRSTRAAGSAEPS
- a CDS encoding uridine monophosphate kinase is translated as MAKLVKEGSEKGRLHIESPLMGESLVSKEFLKRTEAKEYFRMQPEINVVKIGGQSIIDRGATAVLPIVDVLVQAKEQYKIILMTGGGSRARHVYSIGIDLGMPTGVLSKLGDKVSWQNAEMMSVLLNKHGGVKIGHGDNLEQLTMFCRRGYLPITYGIPPYGFFEHPAEIGSIPPHRTDCGAFLLAENIGARSLIYLKDERGLFSNDPKKVAKAERKKLRFFDRISARELLELDLDDLIIERPILTLLQRAKCLKELQIIDALHHPEHILDALEGKHVGTIIYKEE
- a CDS encoding IS110 family transposase; the protein is MGLYAGIDLHASSNYLAIVDESGKRTLRCKLPNDGEEVVSALEPYRDQMMGVAVESTFNWYWLVDTLNESGLRVHLANPAAIQKYSGLKHCDDKYDAFWLAEMLRLGILPEGYIYPKEERPLRDLLRKRGHLVKLRTSLILSLQNIVARNRGLRVNANEVKRLKKNRIPPLLEENEDLAMAGRVSKETIDFLTRMIRDIEIAVARKTSLKDSYRNLLTIPGIGRILALTIMLETGPIGRFPKVGNYVSYCRKVGSRWTSNEKAKGKGNKKNGNKYLAWAFSEAAELARRFDPECRSYYNRKMHRSNFLVAHQALAHKLARAAYYLMKDNVVFMPEKLFGRSPPAQEPGRAHVPCRERGTR
- a CDS encoding DUF1287 domain-containing protein, producing MLLAATVPLSAAQESPESRVVRAAREQVGKTIRYDPGYEKLAYPGGDVPLERGVCSDVVVRAYRAALQMDLQKLVHEDMILNFGGYPRLWGLKRPDSSIDHRRVPNLQTYFKRMGYALPVTREAKDYKPGDLVTCTLPPNLPHIMIVSDRTNAGGVPLVIHNIGAGAKEEDRLFEFPLTGHYRIKTNEPRVRRSVQGRAR